A single window of Aspergillus puulaauensis MK2 DNA, chromosome 5, nearly complete sequence DNA harbors:
- a CDS encoding uncharacterized protein (COG:G;~EggNog:ENOG410QDXW;~InterPro:IPR020846,IPR011701,IPR036259;~PFAM:PF07690;~SECRETED:SignalP(1-15);~TransMembrane:12 (i53-72o92-110i122-139o151-174i181-202o208-230i332-359o379-404i425-444o450-474i486-508o520-538i);~go_function: GO:0022857 - transmembrane transporter activity [Evidence IEA];~go_process: GO:0055085 - transmembrane transport [Evidence IEA]) has protein sequence MAPEASEFVPGTVRLVDVGEHAHNGTGKADIVLVPRPSADPEDPLNWSRNRKMLALCMVYLYNLAVGIPTSLQYSVLSDITRETGIDTATLVQGNGLMILFFGWGPALFWQPLALTYGRRGVYLLSTLLVIPITIWTAYSSSAGEWYAHRVLIGIIASPFEALPEVTIFDLFFAHERGAYTSIYVFVLFASTFIAPLIAGWFNDAYGWRWTMQFGAIIAAFFFVILFFFLEETIYFRDSVEGDSDSARNLMSSRSDSDEEASSPPSSIKGGAATAAGETTMASRSPSPPASPQPVSANPSHDSQRFFRVVKSFRLFTPLPGRPSNIEMLRMIYYPVLFIFQFPTVFWSGFLYGINLAWYNVLNGTTSPVLSAPPYNWSAALIGCVYTGPIIGAALAAIWCGPGADKFALLLARRNGGVREPEQRLWPLLVSGVVSAAGLILWGVGADRGMHWVGLVFGLGLMTFGTVTGGAVAVSYNVDCLKEIGGASTVSVMMMRNTIGFGFSYAITPWYTNMGLTNCFVTAGIVSLVCTLTFLVMVKYGKTMRRMSTERYLKYISRVPMKTA, from the coding sequence ATGGCCCCCGAAGCGAGCGAATTCGTCCCCGGCACCGTCCGGCTGGTCGACGTAGGCGAGCATGCGCATAATGGCACCGGTAAAGCGGATATCGTGCTGGTCCCCAGACCTAGTGCTGACCCTGAGGATCCCCTCAACTGGAGCAGAAACCGCAAGATGCTCGCCCTGTGTATGGTCTATCTGTACAACCTAGCCGTGGGAATCCCAACCTCCCTGCAGTACTCAGTCCTTTCGGACATCACTCGCGAGACGGGCATCGACACTGCAACGCTGGTGCAGGGGAACGGCCTCATGATTCTCTTCTTTGGATGGGGTCCTGCTCTGTTCTGGCAGCCTCTGGCACTGACATACGGCCGCCGCGGCGTCTACCTCCTCTCGACCCTGCTGGTCATCCCTATCACGATATGGACCGCGTATTCCAGCTCCGCGGGTGAATGGTACGCACACCGCGTGCTTATCGGGATCATTGCCTCGCCGTTCGAAGCCCTGCCTGAGGTGACCATTTTTGATCTGTTCTTCGCCCACGAGCGCGGTGCTTATACCAGTATCTATGTCTTTGTGCTGTTCGCTTCCACCTTCATCGCCCCTCTAATCGCTGGGTGGTTTAACGATGCGTACGGCTGGCGATGGACAATGCAATTCGGCGCTATAATtgctgccttcttcttcgttatcttgttcttctttctcgaAGAGACCATCTACTTCCGTGATTCCGTCGAGGGAGACAGCGACAGTGCCCGTAACTTGATGTCCTCGCGGTCCGACAGCGATGAGGAAGCATCCAGCCCTCCATCAAGCATCAAAGGAGGTGCTgctactgctgctggagaGACAACCATGGCATCACgatctccatccccaccGGCATCCCCCCAGCCCGTCTCCGCCAACCCGAGTCATGACTCCCAGCGCTTCTTCCGCGTCGTCAAAAGCTTCAGGCTCTTCACCCCACTCCCCGGCCGTCCTAGCAACATTGAAATGCTCCGCATGATATACTACCCCGTTCTATTCATCTTCCAGTTCCCCACCGTCTTCTGGTCCGGCTTCCTCTACGGCATCAACCTCGCCTGGTACAATGTCCTCAACGGTACAACCAGCCCCGTCCTCAGCGCCCCTCCCTATAACTGGTCCGCCGCCCTCATCGGATGCGTCTACACAGGCCCTATCATCGGAGCAGCCCTTGCTGCTATTTGGTGCGGCCCCGGCGCAGATAAgttcgcccttcttctcgcccgTCGCAACGGCGGCGTCCGTGAACCTGAGCAAAGACTCTGGCCCCTTCTGGTATCCGGCGTCGTCTCCGCCGCAGGCCTAATCCTCTGGGGAGTGGGCGCAGATCGAGGAATGCACTGGGTCGGActcgtcttcggcctcggcctcatGACCTTCGGCACCGTGACAGGGGGAGCCGTCGCGGTCTCATACAACGTTGATTGCTTGAAGGAAATCGGCGGCGCGAGCACAGTCTCTGTTATGATGATGCGTAACACGATAGGGTTCGGATTCAGCTATGCGATTACCCCCTGGTACACGAATATGGGCTTGACGAACTGCTTTGTTACCGCTGGGATTGTGTCTCTCGTTTGTACGTTGACGTTCCTGGTTATGGTTAAGTATGGCAAGACAATGCGCAGGATGTCGACCGAGAGGTATTTGAAGTATATCTCGCGCGTGCCGATGAAGACGGCTTAG
- a CDS encoding NAD(P)/FAD-dependent oxidoreductase (COG:E;~EggNog:ENOG410Q18Y;~InterPro:IPR006076,IPR036188;~PFAM:PF01266;~go_function: GO:0016491 - oxidoreductase activity [Evidence IEA];~go_process: GO:0055114 - oxidation-reduction process [Evidence IEA]), producing the protein MPTVILGGGIIGASIAFYLSEQQPGQEIHIVESSPTLFSSASGYAAGFLAKDWFEPSLLPLGEYSFAEHEALSAKFGGDKKWGFMKGTALSLGSTDASSGGARGDDWLRTGTSRAETATSQPVLAEGPEWLTKQRGTVVERISEGDSVAQVDPVRLSQFLLDRSLRRGVKLHQPSKTTSLITDSTGTITAVKIVNLDTNAESTIKCTNLVLAAGAWTQRVFQSLFPASRTAFPIYPLAGYSLLVRSPRYTSAQEREENNHSHAVFTTHPPSCGFSPEMFSRQGSEIYIAGLNSREIPVQECVEDIKSFFEQSEVEKLKAVAVRLMGKLPDGATESTDETLNVDDLEILREGLCFRPVAERGVPFVGRVDDAALGGLKTSRNGGVFVAAGHGPWGISLATGTGRVVADLIRGVKPAVDITGLGVGSSKAKAKL; encoded by the exons ATGCCCACTGTGATACTCGGCGGGGGCATAATCGGCGCCTCAATCGCCTTCTATCTCTCTGAGCAACAACCAGGCCAAGAAATCCATATCGTCGAATCCTCGCCAACCCTGTTCAGCTCTGCATCTGGCTATGCAGCGGGTTTCCTAGCGAAAGACTGGTTCGAGCCGTCTCTCCTCCCGTTAGGCGAGTACTCGTTCGCCGAACATGAGGCCCTGTCGGCGAAGTTCGGCGGTGACAAGAAGTGGGGGTTTATGAAGGGGACGGCGCTGAGTCTAGGGTCTACGGATGCCAGTTCTGGCGGTGCACGCGGTGATGACTGGTTACGCACTGGGACGAGTCGTGCAGAGACGGCGACGAGTCAACCTGTACTAGCTGAAGGGCCGGAGTGGTTAACCAAGCAGAGAGGGACGGTTGTTGAGAGAATCAGCGAAGGGGATAGTGTTGCACAGGT AGACCCCGTCCGTCTATCGCAGTTCCTGCTAGACAGGAGTCTCCGTCGAGGCGTGAAACTCCACCAACCAAGCAAAACTACGTCCCTCATCACAGACTCAACCGGCACAATAACAGCCGTGAAGATAGTTAACCTTGATACAAACGCCGAATCAACAATCAAATGCACAAACCTCGTCCTTGCCGCAGGTGCCTGGACCCAACGGGTCTTCCAGTCTCTCTTCCCAGCATCAAGGACGGCTTTCCCAATCTACCCACTGGCAGGGTactccctcctcgtccgcTCACCACGGTACACATCCGCGCAGGAGCGCGAGGAAAACAACCACAGCCACGCAGTCTTCACAACACACCCGCCGTCATGCGGCTTCAGCCCAGAGATGTTCTCCCGCCAGGGAAGCGAGATCTACATCGCGGGCCTAAACAGCCGCGAGATCCCCGTGCAAGAATGCGTCGAGGATATAAAGTCCTTCTTCGAGCAGAGCGAGGTCGAGAAGTTAAAAGCCGTCGCAGTCCGACTCATGGGCAAGTTACCGGATGGAGCAACCGAGTCAACGGATGAAACACTCAATGTGGATGACCTTGAGATTCTCCGTGAGGGACTGTGTTTCAGGCCTGTTGCGGAGCGAGGTGTGCCGTTTGTCGGGAGGGTCGATGATGCTGCTCTTGGTGGGTTGAAAACAAGTAGGAATGGAGGCGTTTTTGTAGCTGCGGGTCATGGGCCTTGGGGGATCTCGCTTGctactgggactgggagggTTGTTGCAGATTTGATTCGGGGTGTGAAGCCCGCTGTTGATATTACTGGGTTGGGCGTGGGGTCttcgaaggcgaaggcgaagctgTAG
- a CDS encoding SDR family oxidoreductase (COG:Q;~EggNog:ENOG410PNB7;~InterPro:IPR002347,IPR036291,IPR020904;~PFAM:PF00106,PF13561,PF08659;~go_function: GO:0016491 - oxidoreductase activity [Evidence IEA];~go_process: GO:0055114 - oxidation-reduction process [Evidence IEA]), protein MAPKTIIVTGASRGIGLAISKYLLSAPQSHNVVVVARSIEPLQALKSQYKDQVAVLNGDLADFSLGQKAVELAVKTFGRLDGLVLNHGILGQVGKIASADIEEWKKGYDVNFFSLVSFITAAVPALRESKGRIVFTSSGASVSAYRGWGLYGSTKAAMNHLALSLGEEEPDVVSVSIRPGMVDTEMQRELREDHATTLEPQVHSKFTTVHKDGKLLKPEQPGHVMAKLVLDAPKELSGKFLSWNDQQLEAYQA, encoded by the exons ATGGCACCCAAAACTATCATCGTCACTGGAGCTTCCAGAG GCATCGGCCTCGCAATCTCAAAAtacctcctctccgcccCTCAAAGCCACaacgtcgtcgtcgtcgcacGAAGCATCGAGcccctccaagccctaaaATCACAATACAAGGACCAAGTCGCCGTTCTAAACGGCGATCTGGCGGACTTCAGTCTCGGGCAGAAAGCCGTCGAGCTGGCCGTGAAGACCTTTGGGCGGTTGGACGGGCTGGTCCTCAACCACGGGATCCTGGGCCAGGTGGGGAAGATTGCGAGCGCGGATATcgaggagtggaagaaggGGTATGATGTGAATTTCTTCAGTCTGGTGTCGTTTATCACGGCGGCGGTGCCGGCGTTGAGGGAGAGTAAGGGTCGGATTGTGTTTACGAGTTCTGGGGCTAGTGTCTCTGCGTATCGGGGCTGGGGGCTTTACGGGTCTACGAAGGCTGCGATGAATCATCTGGCTTTAAGTCttggggaggaagagcctGATGTTGTCAGTGTTTCTATCCGGCCCGGGATGGTGGATACGGAGATGCAGAGGGAGTTGAGGGAGGACCATGCGACGACGTTGGAGCCGCAGGTTCATTCTAAGTTTACGACGGTGCATAAGGACGGGAAGCTGCTTAAGCCTGAGCAGCCGGGCCATGTCATGGCCAAGTTGGTGCTGGACGCGCCGAAGGAGTTGAGTGGAAAGTTTCTTTC GTGGAATGATCAACAACTCGAGGCCTATCAGGCGTAA
- the nctB gene encoding negative cofactor 2 transcription regulator complex subunit NCB2 (COG:K;~EggNog:ENOG410PNSW;~InterPro:IPR009072,IPR042225,IPR003958;~PFAM:PF00125,PF00808;~go_component: GO:0017054 - negative cofactor 2 complex [Evidence IEA];~go_function: GO:0003712 - transcription coregulator activity [Evidence IEA];~go_function: GO:0046982 - protein heterodimerization activity [Evidence IEA];~go_process: GO:0000122 - negative regulation of transcription by RNA polymerase II [Evidence IEA]), translated as MSDREFSSNDDLSLPKATVQKIITEILPPSSGQSFSKDARDLLMECCVEFITLISSEANDISEKEAKKTIACEHVERALRDLGFGDYIQDVLAVAEEHKEQLKSREKKQSKMEQSGLSEEELLRQQQELFRSATEKYHSAD; from the exons ATGTCAGATCGAGAATTCAGCT CAAATGACGACCTGTCGCTTCCTAAAG CGACGGTCCAGAAAATCATCACAGAGATCCTCCCGCCATCCTCCGGGCAGTCATTCTCCAAAGACGCGCGCGATCTCCTCATGGAATGCTGCGTCGAGTTTATCACCCTGATCTCCTCCGAGGCCAACGACATTagcgagaaggaagcgaagaagacTATCGCCTGTGAGCATGTGGAGCGGGCTCTGCGTGATCTCGGATTCGGCGATTACATCCAGGATGTCCTTGCCGTGGCGGAGGAACATAAGGAGCAACTGAAG TCGCgggaaaagaagcagagcaagatGGAGCAGAGCGGGTTATCGGAGGAGGAACTGctccggcagcagcaggagctaTTCCGTTCTGCGACGGAGAAGTATCATTCTGCTGATTAA